A portion of the Bacillus sp. es.034 genome contains these proteins:
- a CDS encoding tripartite tricarboxylate transporter substrate binding protein — protein sequence MKKFGFVLIICVMALMTACSSSASGDKEFPSKNIEIIAPASPGGGWDLTARSVQKVLRDNDIVDKNINVINKPGGGGEAGWKYLEKKDAHHLAINSSLVLTNKLLGQSDLSHEQFTPIATLATEWQALAVPVDSKYETATELLDQMKKDPKSIKIGVGPGLGNDDHLSIVQAASEKGIDPTKLDFLVYEGGGDVVTALLGGHVDAVTTSLSEVKEQHLAGKLKILAVSSEERLEGLDDVPTWTEEGVDMVFPHWRGIMGPGDMTEEEIAYWDEKIGEMVKTDEWKKMLENNDWDDFYKDSKESKEFMKEQEKLYSDLVESSGLKN from the coding sequence ATGAAAAAGTTTGGCTTTGTACTGATCATTTGTGTAATGGCTTTGATGACTGCCTGTTCGAGCTCTGCTTCGGGTGACAAGGAATTTCCGTCAAAGAATATTGAAATCATCGCACCGGCTTCTCCGGGTGGAGGCTGGGATTTAACGGCACGTTCTGTCCAGAAGGTGTTACGTGACAACGACATCGTTGATAAAAACATCAATGTCATCAACAAACCGGGCGGAGGCGGAGAAGCGGGATGGAAATATCTAGAGAAGAAGGATGCGCACCATCTTGCAATCAATTCAAGTCTGGTACTGACAAATAAACTATTGGGACAAAGCGATCTATCACATGAACAATTCACGCCGATTGCCACTTTGGCAACTGAATGGCAGGCCCTCGCAGTTCCTGTGGATTCAAAGTATGAAACGGCAACTGAACTGTTGGACCAGATGAAGAAAGATCCAAAATCCATCAAAATCGGAGTCGGGCCTGGACTCGGCAATGATGACCACCTGTCGATTGTACAGGCAGCAAGCGAGAAGGGGATCGATCCTACTAAACTCGACTTTCTTGTCTATGAAGGCGGCGGCGACGTTGTGACGGCGCTGCTCGGCGGACATGTAGATGCAGTGACGACCTCCCTTTCAGAAGTGAAAGAGCAGCACTTGGCAGGGAAGCTGAAGATCCTTGCGGTATCTTCTGAAGAAAGGCTTGAAGGGCTGGATGACGTTCCAACCTGGACGGAAGAAGGGGTGGACATGGTGTTCCCTCACTGGAGAGGCATCATGGGACCTGGCGATATGACCGAAGAAGAAATCGCCTATTGGGATGAAAAAATCGGAGAAATGGTCAAAACGGACGAATGGAAGAAAATGCTTGAAAACAACGACTGGGATGATTTTTACAAAGACAGTAAAGAATCGAAAGAATTCATGAAAGAGCAGGAAAAATTATATTCGGATCTTGTTGAAAGCTCCGGGTTGAAAAATTAA
- a CDS encoding beta-propeller fold lactonase family protein, with translation MLQNKEGTELYIANLDANTVSIVNEKTQKVEKEIPVGKEPVQLALSPDEDRLYVSCRYDNKIAVISLGEGKVVDSYEVGTEPFGLLTSQDGKTLYVANYRESTIMMVDVKSGDVTETIPVDDRPRTMAETADAKKLYIPHYLSGEISVLDTEKKKVAKTIKLADSPDVSDRKKSQGIPNTLEQFVIAPDGKTAWIPHLVTNIDTPIQFEETIFPAISIIDLEKDEELVDKRKELFDEINVLNSKNETMIVSNPYDVAFQKDGSKAYVVMSGSEDLVVFDLKRGGNATQILRRIEGDNPRGILLSNNGETLYVHNAMSHDLATIDSGGSSTHSRAKKLQDNISLIEKDPLDPQVRKGKTIFYSANSDEFEADITGNNWMSCVSCHSDGEINGLTLMTGRGQRNVPTNTRTAETGLFTWDGSRDDFTDYLLTVQGEMGGMMKYEPGEKLPADVEKMYDDLFAYLKDPLSFPVPQSPYKKNGELTSSAKDGKALFEAKASCISCHSGSQFTDSVEATGEDGKLTTDVTDYLHDIGTANRYDVSTKGDARADFTNPRDGKSFDTPSLVGVWATGPYLHDGSAGTIEESIQRHQYEEKSELSQIEMSKIADYVRSLD, from the coding sequence ATGCTCCAGAATAAAGAAGGAACCGAGCTATATATTGCCAATCTTGATGCAAATACGGTTTCTATCGTGAATGAGAAAACACAGAAGGTTGAAAAAGAAATTCCTGTCGGGAAAGAACCGGTTCAATTGGCTTTATCACCGGATGAAGATCGCCTGTATGTTTCGTGCCGGTATGATAATAAGATTGCTGTCATCTCGCTTGGAGAAGGGAAAGTAGTAGATTCCTATGAGGTGGGAACGGAGCCTTTTGGACTCCTGACGAGCCAGGATGGTAAGACCCTGTATGTAGCCAATTACCGTGAGAGCACGATTATGATGGTGGACGTGAAGAGTGGGGACGTAACTGAGACGATTCCAGTCGACGATCGACCAAGAACGATGGCTGAAACAGCAGATGCGAAAAAGTTATATATTCCTCATTATCTATCCGGTGAAATATCCGTGCTGGATACAGAAAAGAAAAAGGTTGCAAAAACCATTAAACTGGCAGACTCGCCTGATGTTTCTGACCGGAAAAAGAGCCAGGGGATCCCCAATACCCTTGAGCAATTTGTGATTGCACCCGATGGTAAAACGGCATGGATCCCTCACTTGGTGACCAATATAGATACTCCCATTCAGTTTGAGGAAACAATCTTTCCAGCGATCTCCATCATCGATCTTGAAAAAGATGAGGAATTGGTGGATAAAAGAAAAGAATTGTTTGATGAAATCAACGTGCTGAATTCAAAAAATGAGACGATGATCGTATCAAATCCCTATGATGTGGCGTTCCAAAAGGATGGATCGAAAGCATATGTGGTGATGTCGGGAAGTGAAGACTTAGTCGTTTTTGATCTGAAGCGCGGTGGGAATGCCACGCAGATTCTACGAAGGATCGAAGGGGATAATCCCCGAGGAATCTTATTAAGTAACAACGGAGAAACTCTTTACGTCCATAATGCCATGAGTCACGACCTTGCGACCATTGATTCGGGAGGCAGCTCGACTCATTCAAGGGCGAAAAAGCTTCAGGATAACATCTCCCTGATTGAAAAAGATCCTCTCGATCCACAGGTTCGTAAGGGGAAAACCATTTTTTACAGTGCCAATAGCGATGAGTTTGAAGCGGATATCACCGGTAACAACTGGATGAGCTGTGTTTCCTGTCACAGTGATGGAGAGATCAACGGATTGACCTTGATGACTGGAAGGGGGCAGCGGAATGTCCCTACGAACACAAGGACTGCGGAAACCGGACTCTTTACGTGGGACGGCAGCCGGGATGACTTTACGGATTATCTCCTCACGGTCCAGGGTGAAATGGGAGGTATGATGAAATATGAGCCTGGGGAAAAACTGCCGGCGGATGTTGAGAAGATGTATGATGATTTATTTGCCTATCTGAAGGATCCGTTATCTTTCCCCGTTCCACAGAGTCCTTATAAGAAAAATGGGGAATTAACAAGCTCGGCGAAAGACGGAAAGGCTCTTTTTGAAGCCAAAGCCTCCTGTATCTCCTGTCATAGCGGCAGTCAGTTTACGGATAGTGTGGAAGCAACCGGTGAGGACGGAAAGCTGACAACGGATGTGACAGACTATCTACATGATATCGGGACAGCCAACCGGTATGACGTGTCAACAAAAGGCGACGCCAGGGCGGACTTCACAAATCCACGGGATGGAAAAAGTTTTGATACACCAAGTCTGGTGGGAGTGTGGGCGACTGGCCCATATCTTCATGATGGAAGTGCCGGGACCATCGAGGAATCCATTCAGCGTCACCAATATGAAGAGAAATCGGAGCTGAGTCAAATCGAAATGTCCAAGATTGCCGATTATGTAAGGTCCCTTGATTAA
- a CDS encoding response regulator, with protein MIKVVIAEDDFRIAQIHEEFLAKNEQLTLVGKAMNAKETLTILDKQYVDLLLLDVYMPDQLGTELLHKIRSDYPSVDIIMITAAKDKVFLEKALRYGVEHYLIKPVTLEKFQEAITSYLQKKAALNSAEEVNQQMLDQFFVKEKKKAPEKRYDLPPGIDYLTLHKVTAILQEEKEGITSERVGEKMGASRTTARRYLEYLVGVRDATVEHVYGIVGRPERRYRMGSENAVK; from the coding sequence ATGATTAAAGTTGTCATTGCCGAAGATGATTTTCGCATTGCACAGATACATGAAGAATTTCTTGCGAAGAATGAGCAGCTGACATTAGTCGGTAAAGCGATGAATGCTAAGGAAACATTGACCATTCTCGATAAACAATATGTTGATTTGCTTTTACTTGATGTATATATGCCTGATCAGCTTGGTACTGAATTACTGCATAAAATACGCTCTGATTATCCTTCCGTTGATATCATCATGATCACGGCTGCAAAAGATAAGGTTTTTTTAGAAAAGGCACTCCGGTATGGTGTAGAACATTATTTGATCAAACCGGTGACACTGGAGAAATTCCAAGAAGCAATCACGTCCTATCTTCAGAAAAAAGCGGCGCTTAATTCTGCGGAAGAGGTCAATCAACAGATGCTGGATCAATTCTTTGTGAAAGAAAAAAAGAAAGCCCCCGAAAAAAGATACGATCTTCCGCCGGGCATCGATTATTTGACTCTTCATAAAGTGACAGCAATCTTGCAAGAGGAGAAAGAAGGCATCACGTCGGAAAGAGTCGGCGAAAAGATGGGGGCATCCCGGACAACCGCACGGAGATATCTCGAATATCTGGTCGGGGTAAGAGATGCTACGGTGGAGCATGTATATGGGATCGTCGGACGTCCGGAAAGGAGATACCGGATGGGAAGTGAGAATGCAGTGAAATAG
- a CDS encoding sensor histidine kinase encodes MNRLLKVPLQVKILGLVISLLLIVIGLLTWMFAYRESQEDVSQAEDLAMQTAKTLSYMPVIQDSFKNEEPVEDLSVVTEQIRDQVDASAVLIENRDGQIFSFVGQAIGEGDPEERYRALVFGSNNLIHTGDGDEEVLKGIVPVMIRYDNYKKVEGTVTVEFDMKTIRDKIAYEIRTMLALSGGVLILGVFGSLFLARSIRRDTLGLEPYQISALFRERNAVLQSVKEGILAIDTQGVITMMNQSAHELLDIQQNVEGEFVTEVISSHKMSEMLASSLHISNIELQYKEKTMIVNAQPIIENNQKAGTVFSFRDRTEIKQMVDALSDVQQYSQDLRAQTHEFKNNLHVLLGLLQLQKYEEAITFLKEESDLQEYHSTIFFQSILDEKVQAILLGKIAKASEKKIDFQIDGESSLSPLPVFIGLSPLIVILGNLIDNAFEAVMDNNQKIKVVSFFVTDIGNDVIFEIADNGRGISEEEEGRILQKGVSSKGDHRGYGLTNVQEELSLLGGTIEWDSKKDKGTVFTVILPKSHTKGE; translated from the coding sequence ATGAATAGACTTCTTAAGGTGCCGCTTCAGGTCAAAATATTGGGCTTGGTCATTTCGCTGCTGCTGATCGTGATCGGGCTGCTTACATGGATGTTTGCATACCGGGAATCACAGGAAGACGTTTCGCAGGCAGAAGATCTGGCGATGCAAACGGCCAAAACACTTTCTTATATGCCAGTCATTCAGGATTCTTTTAAGAATGAGGAGCCTGTAGAAGATCTAAGTGTGGTCACGGAACAAATCCGCGATCAGGTGGATGCTTCTGCTGTCCTGATTGAAAACAGGGACGGGCAGATATTCAGTTTTGTCGGACAAGCAATCGGGGAGGGGGATCCCGAAGAACGGTATCGTGCTTTGGTATTCGGAAGTAATAATCTGATTCATACCGGGGATGGCGACGAGGAAGTGTTAAAGGGGATTGTCCCGGTCATGATCCGGTATGACAACTACAAAAAAGTCGAAGGCACCGTAACGGTGGAGTTTGATATGAAAACCATTCGGGATAAGATTGCCTATGAAATCCGCACCATGCTTGCTCTTTCCGGGGGAGTCCTGATCCTCGGGGTATTCGGCAGTCTGTTTTTGGCCAGGAGTATCAGAAGGGATACCCTCGGTCTGGAACCGTATCAGATCAGTGCGCTCTTCAGGGAAAGAAATGCGGTTCTGCAATCTGTGAAGGAAGGGATTTTAGCCATCGACACACAAGGTGTGATTACGATGATGAACCAATCTGCCCATGAGTTACTTGATATTCAGCAAAACGTTGAGGGTGAATTCGTGACAGAAGTCATTTCTTCTCATAAGATGTCCGAAATGCTGGCTTCTTCTTTACATATTTCCAACATCGAACTTCAATATAAAGAAAAGACGATGATCGTAAATGCCCAGCCTATCATCGAAAATAATCAGAAGGCAGGAACTGTGTTCAGCTTCAGGGACAGGACAGAAATTAAACAAATGGTGGATGCCCTTTCGGACGTTCAGCAATACTCGCAGGACTTACGGGCACAGACGCACGAATTCAAAAACAACCTGCATGTACTTCTCGGGTTGCTTCAGCTGCAAAAATATGAAGAAGCCATCACATTCCTCAAGGAGGAATCGGATCTGCAGGAGTATCATTCGACCATATTCTTTCAGAGTATCCTGGATGAGAAAGTTCAGGCCATTCTATTAGGAAAAATTGCAAAAGCATCAGAAAAGAAAATAGATTTCCAAATCGACGGTGAAAGTTCGCTTTCCCCGCTTCCTGTATTCATCGGTCTTTCACCCCTTATCGTTATATTGGGTAATCTGATTGATAATGCATTCGAAGCGGTGATGGACAATAACCAAAAGATCAAGGTCGTTTCTTTTTTCGTTACCGATATTGGCAACGATGTCATCTTTGAAATTGCAGATAACGGAAGAGGGATATCTGAAGAAGAAGAGGGTCGTATTCTTCAGAAAGGAGTCTCATCCAAGGGCGACCACCGGGGGTATGGACTTACAAACGTCCAGGAAGAACTATCCCTGCTCGGGGGTACGATTGAATGGGATTCCAAAAAGGATAAAGGGACGGTTTTCACTGTCATCCTGCCGAAATCACACACAAAAGGGGAATAG